The proteins below come from a single Zea mays cultivar B73 chromosome 8, Zm-B73-REFERENCE-NAM-5.0, whole genome shotgun sequence genomic window:
- the LOC542729 gene encoding Bowman-Birk type wound-induced proteinase inhibitor WIP1 precursor — protein sequence MKSSPHLVLILCLQAALVMGVFAALAKENALVESKAIDINPGQLKCCTNCNFSFSGLYTCDDVKKDCDPVCKKCVVAVHASYSGNNKFRCTDTFLGMCGPKC from the exons ATGAAGAGCAGCCCACACCTGGTGCTGATCCTGTGCCTCCAGGCCGCTCTGGTCATGGGCGTCTTCGCCGCTTTGGCTAAAGAAAATG CCCTGGTTGAGAGCAAGGCCATCGACATCAACCCGGGGCAGCTCAAGTGCTGCACCAACTGCAACTTCTCCTTCTCGGGGCTCTACACCTGCGACGACGTCAAAAAGGACTGCGACCCCGTCTGCAAGAAGTGCGTCGTCGCCGTGCACGCCTCCTACTCGGGCAACAACAAGTTCAGGTGCACCGACACCTTCCTCGGCATGTGCGGCCCCAAGTGCTAG